One stretch of Zingiber officinale cultivar Zhangliang chromosome 6B, Zo_v1.1, whole genome shotgun sequence DNA includes these proteins:
- the LOC121992606 gene encoding pentatricopeptide repeat-containing protein At5g02830, chloroplastic-like: MASLAAVSASSSAVLSSTSAASNRKPSPPRSSKPPRRPAKKPLLADVRLAAPRHNNDSDAPDRHLLKHYASLASKLAKSGKLRDFLMIAEGVIAAGFAQFVVRIDPRMISEGIVCLLRDDSLAEVVEFASEAERIGLCPASLFDESALEALRLECRRLLDDGRLEQFVELMETLAGYQFTIKDIVDPEYGLSKIIQRGDPELAVRYASVFPHFQLLFCSILEKYEKKQDIVSATKAFEIFKKKSGGLNMFAWRAMIDLCGHCGDFLKSRSIFEELLTENIMPNIYVLNSLMNVNAHDLSYTFHIYKRMQDLGVTADVTSYNILLKACCNAKRVDLALEVYEEITLMASKGALILDVFTYSTMIKVFADAKMWQMALHIREDMLSAGVVPNIVIWSTLLSACANAGLVDPAIQLFEEMLVTGCEPNAQCCNTLLHACVESCQYDRAFRLFYTWKETGFKICFFDKKLRYYSRVISSGMNNRDGTISSKLTSMQDGGPSLLMVVPFKPTVPTFNILMKACGSDFYRAKALMDEMKTIGLTPNHISWSTLIDSYGAAHNLSGAMQAFRAMQDGGMKLDVAAYTTAIKACVENKNLRVAYSLYEEMKRYQIQPNLVTYNTMLRARDKYGSFVEVQQCLAIYQDMRKSGYRSNDYYLKELIEEWCEGVLCSQCQSHKLPIRDTGNETNSRKCNNLLLEKVALHLRRDIGDRQAIDIRGLTKIEARIVVLSVLRMIKESYLLGKAIQDDMIIITDVVDKGAARTLTSHNLDVQRCIVKVLQEDLSFDVRTGHGALDDPFSKPSTVLRPPEAVKGFKFQARRPQNTGMIKVTKESLLGWLQRKDHRSSPEGSS, encoded by the exons ATGGCCTCCCTCGCCGCCGTCTCCGCTTCCTCTTCCGCCGTCCTCTCTTCCACCTCAGCCGCTTCCAATAGGAAGCCCTCCCCTCCTCGCAGCAGCAAGCCACCGCGCCGCCCTGCCAAGAAACCCCTACTCGCCGATGTCCGCCTCGCCGCCCCTCGCCACAACAATGACTCCGACGCTCCTGACCGTCACCTCCTCAAGCACTATGCTAGCCTCGCCTCGAAGCTCGCCAAGAGCGGCAAGCTTCGGGATTTCCTGATGATTGCCGAAGGCGTCATCGCCGCTGGATTCGCCCAATTCGTCGTCCGCATCGATCCGAGGATGATTTCCGAAGGGATCGTTTGTCTCCTTCGCGACGACAGTCTCGCGGAGGTTGTTGAGTTCGCCAGCGAAGCGGAGAGGATTGGGCTCTGCCCTGCCTCACTATTTGATGAATCGGCCCTGGAAGCTTTGAGATTAGAATGTCGCAGGCTACTGGACGACGGCAGGCTAGAGCAATTTGTAGAGTTGATGGAGACTCTTGCAG GTTATCAGTTCACTATCAAAGACATTGTAGATCCAGAATACGGATTGAGCAAGATAATTCAACGAGGTGATCCAGAATTGGCTGTAAG GTATGCAAGTGTGTTTCCCCATTTTCAACTTTTGTTCTGCTCAATATTAGAAAAATATGAGAAGAAGCAAGACATTgtttcagctacaaaagcttttgaaattttcaagaaaaaatcaGGTGGACTTAACATGTTTGCTTGGCGAGCTATGATTGATCTTTGTGGGCATTGTGGTGATTTCTTGAAATCTAGAAGCATATTTGAG GAGTTGCTCACTGAGAACATTATGCCAAATATTTATGTTCTCAACAGCCTAATGAATGTGAATGCACATGATTTGAGCTACACCTTCCATATTTACAAGCGTATGCAA GATCTAGGAGTAACTGCAGACGTGACATCCTACAATATCCTTTTGAAAGCGTGTTGTAATGCAAAAAGGGTGGATTTGGCTCTAGAGGTGTATGAGGAAATAACGCTTATGGCTTCAAAAGGAGCACTTATATTGGATGTATTTACATATAGCACGATGATAAAA GTGTTTGCAGATGCAAAAATGTGGCAGATGGCATTGCATATAAGAGAGGATATGCTTTCTGCTGGTGTGGTTCCAAATATAGTTATTTGGTCAACATTACTTAGTGCTTGTGCCAATGCTGGGCTCGTTGATCCTGCCATTCAGCTATTTGAGGAGATGCTTGTGACAGGCTGTGAACCTAATGCACAGTGTTGCAACACTCTTCTGCATGCTTGTGTGGAGTCATGCCAATATGATAGAGCATTTCGATTATTTTATACATGGAAAGAAACTGGATTCAAGATTTGCTTTTTTGATAAAAAGCTGAGATATTATTCTAGAGTTATTTCCTCAGGAATGAACAATAGGGATGGAACTATTTCATCTAAATTGACATCTATGCAAGATGGTGGGCCTTCTTTGTTGATGGTGGTTCCCTTTAAACCTACAGTACCAACTTTTAATATTCTGATGAAGGCTTGTGGTTCTGATTTCTATCGTGCAAAAGCTTTGATGGATGAAATGAAGACAATTGGTCTTACTCCCAACCATATAAGTTGGTCTACGCTGATTGATAGTTATGGTGCTGCTCATAATTTAAGTGGTGCTATGCAG GCATTTAGAGCTATGCAAGATGGTGGAATGAAACTTGATGTTGCTGCTTATACTACTGCCATCAAG GCATGTGTTGAAAACAAGAATTTGAGAGTAGCGTACTCTTTATATGAAGAAATGAAAAGATATCAAATACAACCAAATTTG GTGACTTATAATACCATGTTAAGAGCTCGAGACAAGTATGGATCTTTCGTTGAGGTTCAACAATGCCTAGCAATATATCAAGATATGCGGAAATCTGG ATACAGATCTAATGATTATTATCTGAAGGAATTGATTGAGGAGTGGTGTGAAGGAGTATTGTGCTCCCAATGTCAAAGCCATAAATTACCAATACGGGATACTGGCAATGAAACTAACTCAAGGAAATGCAATAATTTACTTTTAGAAAAAGTAGCACTGCACTTGCGAAGAGATATTGGTGACAGACAAGCTATTGACATTCGAGGGCTTACAAAG ATTGAAGCTCGGATTGTGGTTCTCTCAGTTCTTCGGATGATCAAGGAGAGCTATTTGCTCG GAAAAGCAATTCAAGACGATATGATCATCATCACGGATGTAGTCGATAAAGGAGCAGCCAGGACCTTGACGAGTCACAATCTGGATGTGCAACGGTGTATAGTCAAAGTACTGCAAGAAGACTTGAGCTTTGACGTGAGAACAGGACACGGTGCCCTTGATGATCCCTTCAGTAAGCCGTCCACCGTTCTTCGCCCTCCTGAAGCTGTCAAAGGTTTCAAGTTTCAAGCAAGGAGGCCACAAAATACAGGAATGATAAAGGTCACGAAAGAGTCCCTTCTTGGCTGGTTACAGAGGAAAGACCATCGGTCATCACCAGAAGGCTCATCTTGA